Sequence from the Anaerobranca gottschalkii DSM 13577 genome:
TTTTATTCAAGCTGGAGAAATTTAAAACTAATTTACTCCTTTTAAACTTAAAGATATCCTCCGTTTTACCGGATCTACTCCTATTACTTTGGCACTAACTACATCCCCCACCTTGACTACTTCTAAGGGATGTTTGACAAACTTTTCCGATAACTCGGAAATATGGATTAACCCTGCTTCTTTTACCCCAATATCTACAAAGGCTCCAAAGTCTAAAACATTTCTAATTGTTCCTTTAACAATCATCCCTTCTTTTAAGTCCTCTAGTTTTAATACCCCTGAAAGGAATAAAGGCTTAGGTAAATCTTCCCTGGGGTCAAGACCTGGCTTTTCCAATGAGTTTAATATATCAATCAATGTTGGTACACCAATGCCTAATCTTTCTGCTAGCTCCCTTTGCTCTTCTTCCTTTACCTTTCCCCTTATACCAGGCAAACCTCCCCTTTTAGCTAAGTCGTCTTTACAGTATCCTAATATCTCTAAAAGTTTTTCTGCCGCTTGGTAACTTTCTGGATGTACAGAAGTAGAATCTAGAGGTTCAATTCCACCTTTGATCCTCAAAAACCCGGCACATTGCTGATAAGCAGCAGGTCCTAATCTAGGTACTTTTAATAATTCTTCCCTTGACTTAAAGGCTCCCTGTTCTTCCCTATACTTAACTATTCCTTTAGCAATGGCTGGTTTAATCCCGGCAATGTAACTTAATAAGGAGGGGCTGGCGGTATTTAAATCAGCTCCTACATTATTTACACAATCTTCTACTACCCCACCTAAGAGGGCTGCTAATCTCTTTTGATCCACATCATGTTGATACTGCCCTACACCTATAGATTGGGGAGGTATTTTCACTAGTTCTGCCAATGGATCTTGCAATCTCCGGGCAATGGAAATGGCACTTCTTTCTGCTACATCTAAGTCAGGAAATTCCTCTTTAGCCAGTGGCGAGGCAGAATAAACACTTGCCCCTGCTTCATCTACTATAGTGTAGCTTAGACCTGGTCGCTCATTGATAAACTCTGCGACAAATTCGGCACTTTCCCTACTAGCTGTTCCATTGCCAATGGCAATAACAGTTACATTGTATTTATCTACCAGTTCTAGTATTTTCTTTTTTCCTTCTTCTACTTTGTTATGGGGTGGTGTAGGATAAATTACAGCTATATCTAAAACTTTACCTGTTGGGTCTACAACAGCTAACTTACAACCGGTTCTATAGGCAGGGTCATAACCTAGTACAGTAACACCTTTAGTAGGTGGTTGAAGTAATAAGGATTTTAAATTGGCAGTAAAAACTTTACATGCTTTTTCATGGGCTGTTTCTGTTAAACCTCTACGGATATCCCTTTCCACTGCTGGAAGTAATAATCGACTAATTCCGTCTTCCAATGCCTCTCTAATAACTTCTCTATTTACTTTAGGTGTTTCTTGGAAATTTCTCTTCCACAATTCTTCAGTCAATTCTTCTTTATCAAATACTATACTTACTTTTAAAAACTTTTCCTTTTCTCCCCGATCAATAGCCATAATTCTGTGGGGAGGCAGTTTTTTTACCCCTTCTGAATATTCATAGTACATTTCATAGGGTGATTGCAAATTTTTATCAACAGCAACAACTTCCATTACAGCCCGTTCAAAGACAAATTTCCTAGCAAATTCCCGGTTTTCCCCTTTATCTGCCATTCCTTCTGCAATGATATCTTTAGCCCCTTGTAATGCCTTTTGAATATCTTCAACTTTATCGTTGACAAAGGGTTGTGCCAGATCCTGCCAAGGAATATCCTTTGTTAAAATTTCTTCAGCTAAAGGTTCCAACCCTAGATCCTTTGCTATACTTGCCCGGGTATTTCTTTTTGGCCTAAAGGGTCTATAAATATCTTCTAATTGTTGTAGCTTTACAGCATTTTTAATTCCTTCGGCAATTTCTTCAGTCATTTTCCCTTGTTCTTCGATTAACCGATAGACTTCTTCTTTTCTAGTCTTTAAGTTTTGTTGATACTGATAAGTTTCATCTACCAGGCGGATTTCTTCCTCTGTAAGCCCCCCTGTCATCTCTTTACGATAACGGGCTATAAAAGGGACAGTATTTCCTTCTTGTAATAATTCGATGGTATTTTTAACTTTCTTTTCATCGATTTTCGTTTGAAGTGCTACTATCTTTAATATTTCCACCATATCATTCCTTTCAATATTATAATCTCCTATTTAATAACTTAGCTATAACTTTTCCTAATTTATTGGCATGTTTAAGTTCTATAGTCTTTTTAGGGCATAGTTCATGACAACAGTAACAGCTGATACACTTAGCATAATCAATAACCGCTTTATTATCCCTCAAGACCATGGCGTCTACTGGACAACTATTTACACAAAACTTACAACCTATACATTCTTTCTGTATTTCTGGAACAACTTTCATCAAGTTAACCACAAGGCTGGTCATAAACCCAGGAAGTCTAGATACAAATTTGGTATTAGGTAATTTAAATGGGGTTATCCCTAATTCATGGATTTTAGAGCCTAAAACTTGGATATTTTTAATATCCCCTTCCCCTAAACCCAGATGATGCCCCCAATAAGTAGTTAAGACATCTTCAAATTTACAGGGAAGGATTTCCCCTAGTACCCTATCGGCACTTATAGCATCTGGCGATATCACTAAAATCCCACATTTTTTAGTATTCCCAGCTGATGGTCCGTTCCCTTCCATAGCTTCGATACCGTCAATAACAGTAAGGTGGGGTTTTACTTCCCGGTAAAGCTCTAAAAGGCCTAAACAAAATTGTTCCACTGTCTGAGCCTCTTTATGGTAATTAGCCTTTGCTCTGCCCGGAACGACCCCAAACATATTTTTTACTCCCCCAGTCAAAAGGGTAAGGCCGTGGGTTTTAAATTTAGCCATAGATATAACAACATCAGCTTCAAAAAGGGGTTTTGCAATATATAGTTCTTTAAAGACTTTGCCCCCTTTACGGATTTCAATACCTGTGGTATCAAAGTTAAGAAGCTTTGCTCCCTTTTTTTCTACTATCTCTGCAATTTTGCTTACCTTTAGGGCCCTTCCAGTGGGATTTCCCTCTTCCATGTTCCCCCCTGCACTGTCACCTACCCACACTTGGCATCCTACTTCATGTAAAAGGTCGATCATACATCCTACTACTTGGGGATGGGTCGTAACGTTTTGTTCTGGGGGTTTGGCACTTAATGCATTAACTTTAAGTAAAACCTTCTGCCCCGGTTTAACAAAGAATTGGATTCCACCTAATAAATTAAACCCTTCTTCTAACCCTCTTTTTACTTCCCCTTCATTATATGTATAAGCTCTGGTAATAGCTACTTTAGACACTTAACCACCTCCGATTAACCGGTCATTCCATAATATTATACCATTTATTGTTAGGAGATACTAGTTAGATAAAACATTTATGAAGTGTAAAAAAAAAAGACTGCCAATGGGCAGCCTTTTTAAATTCAATATTCTATAATACTACTCCACCATCTACACTTAGCACTGTACCGGTTACAAACCTGGCTTCATCGGAAGCTAAGTATAGATAAGCGTTGGCAATGTCTTCTGGATAACCTAAAGTTTTAAGAGGTGATTTTTCTTTCATCATATCTAATACCTTTTCAGGCATTTTAGCAGTCATTGGTGTTACGATAAATCCTGGAGCTACAGCATTTACACGGATACCTTTTTTACCAAGCTCTTTAGCCCAAGTTTTAGTCATACCAATAACTCCCCATTTAGTAGCAGCATAGTTGGTTTGACCAAAGTTACCGTAAAGACCAACTACTGAAGTTGCGTTTAAGATAACTCCACTTCCTTTTTCAGCCATAACTTTAGCAGCAGCTTGACCGCAGTGGAATACACCAGTTAAGTTAACATTGATAACCCGGTCCCACTCTTCTTGAGTCATTTTTAGAAGAGTATTATCTGCAGTAATACCAGCATTGTTTACAAGGATATCTAATCCACCAAAATGTTCTAAAGTATCAGCTACCATTTTATCTACTTGCTCTCTGTCAGTTACATTGACAATCATTCCGATAGCTTGACCGCCCTCAGCTTTAATCTCTTCTACAACTTTATTTACATCAGCTTCATTTAAGTCAGCTACAACTACTTTAGCACCTTCTTGGGCAAATCTCTTAGCTGTGAATTCACCAATACCTCTACCGGCACCGGTAATAATAGCCACTTTGTCCTTTAACCTCATTACAAATCCCTCCTATATTTTTAAATCAAATTTCTGTCTATATATAATTTACTACACAAGTCCTAAACTTGCAAATATTATAGCAACAACTACAGAAGCAATTGGAATCAGTGAACCTACTACGAAAATATCGATATATGAATCTTTATGGGTTAGTCCTGTTATAGCTAACAATGTTAATACAGCACCATTGTGAGGTAATGTGTCTAAACCACCTGATGAAATAGATGCTACTCTGTGGAAAGCTTCTAAACTCATTCCAGCAGCATTAGCTAACTCTACATATTTTTCTCCTAGTGCTTCTAAAGCTATACCCATACCACCAGATGCTGAACCTGTAGCACCAGCTAAAAGGTTAACTGCTAAGGCTTGAGAAATAAGTGGATTACCTTTAATACCCAATACCATATCAGTTAATGTTTGGAAACCTGGAACTGCTCTAACAACACTACCAAAACCTACTGCAGCACTGGTGTTGATAATAGCGATAACAGATCCAGAAGCACCAGCATTGATAGTTTTGATTAGTCTTTCCATAAAAGAAGTTTTAAAGTAATTGAAGTTTAATATGATAGTTAAAATGATACCTGTAAAAAGTGCAACAATTATATGCCATTCTAAAAGATTTAACGTAACGATTACAGAAACTAAAGGCAAGCATGAAAGGATTGGATTAGGTAGATTACCATTACCGTTTTCTTGATAGTTACTTGGCTCAGTAAACACTTCACCAGCAGCTGTCAATTTTCTTTCTTTCCAAGTCAAGTATAAGTAACCACCTACAGCCATTACTAACGCTGCGGCAATACCCATGATAGGTGCAGCTGCTGCAGTTGTACCATAATATTTAGTTGGAATTAAGTTTTGAATTTGAGGAGTTCCTGGAACAGCAGTCATAGTAAATGTAAAGGAACCTAAGGCAATAGCACCTGGAATAAGTTTTCTAGAAATATTAGCTTCTCTAAAAACTGCCACTGCTAATGGATACATTGCGAAAACAACTACGAATAAGCTAACTCCACCATAAGTTAATACAGCGCAACCAACTACAACCGCTAAAATAGCTCTTTTCTTTCCAATAAGTTTAGTTATACCTGCTGCAACTGACTTAGCAGCTCCGGTATCTTCCATTAGTTTACCGAAAATTGCTCCAAGCATAAACACAGGGAACCAACTTTTTGTAAATCCAACAAACCCTGTCATATAAGTATCAGTATAAGCGGGGAGTAACTCTAATCCTCCAGATAAAGCAACTAATAATGCACAGATAGGTGCAATCCAGATAATTGACATTCCCCTATAGGCAAGAACCATTAAAAGAACTAATCCTATAATAATACCTAACATGTTTTATCCTCCCTTTTTTTTCTTTTTTAATTAAAATGATAAACCCATTTTTTCTTCTCTGAAAATTCTTTCATCCATTACCTTTAGATCTTCGGCGATGATTGGCTTAAACTCCATTTGATCTAAAATATCTTTTTGCAAATCAACACCAGGAGCAATTTCAATAAGAACTAAACCTTCTTTACTTAACTTAAATACTGCCCTTTCAGTGATATAAAGAACTGGTTGACCTACATCATTAGCATATTCACCACTGAAGGTAATTTGCTCTACATGTTTAATGAACTTTTTATTTTTGCCTTCGTTAACAATTACTAATTTACCGTCTTCTACTTTAAGTTGGAGATCCCCAGCAGTAAAGGTTCCACAGAAAATAAGTTTTTTAGCATTTTGAGTAATATTGATAAATCCACCGCAACCAGCAACTTTAGGACCAAATTTACTTACATTGACGTTTCCTGTTTGGTCACATTGAGCTAAACCTAAGAATGCAACATCTAATCCACCGCCATCATAGAAGTCAAATTGATAAGGTTGGTCTAAAATTGCATCAGGGTTAATAGCTGCTCCGAAACTTAAACCACCTGCTGGTACTCCTCCTACTGGACCAGACTCAATTGTTAACTTCATTTCACCTCCAATTCCTTCTTCATTTGCTACCATTGCTACACCTTCAGGCATACCTATACCTAAGTTAGTTACAGCATTAGGTATTAACTCCATAGCTGCCCTTCTAGCAATGATTTTTCTTTCATTTAATTCTAGTGGTTTTAATGATTGAACTGGCACTTTTATTTCACCACAATATGCTGGATTATATTGTTCAGCAAAGGTTTGCATATGATTTTGTGGTTCAGCTACTACGATTGCATCAACTAAAATACCTGGGATTTTAACTAATCTAGGATCTAAAGTACCATTAGCTACAACTTTCTCTACTTGTAAAATTACAATACCACCAGAGTTTTTAGCAGCTTGAGCAAGGGATAATGCTTCTAATGTTACTGCTTCTTTTTCCATAGTTGCATTACCGTTTTCATCGGCATATGTCGCTCTAATTAAGGCTACATCGATAGGGAACGCTTTATAGAATAGATATTCTTTACCATGGATATTGATAATTTCTACAACGTCTTCTTTAGTTACACTGTTAATTTTACCACCATCTACTCTAGGATCAACAAAGGTTTTTAATCCTACATGGGTAATAGTACCAGGTTTTCCAGCAGCTATATCCCTAAATAAGTGGGCAATAACACCTTGAGGTAAGTTATAAGCTTCAATTTTATTTTCATTAGCCAACTTACCTAATTTAGGTGCAAGACCCCAGTGGCCACCAATAACTCTTTTTACAAGGCCTTCATGTCCTAGATGGTTTAAACCTCTGGTTTTTCCATCTCCTTGACCTGCTGCGTAAACTAATGTGATATTTTGTGGTTTACCTTCTTCTAAAAATCTCTTTTCAATGGCTGAAGTTAACTCTTCAGGATGACAATTTCCGACAAATCCTCCACTTGCAACAGTGGCACCATCTTTAATTAAAGCCACTGCTTCCATAGCTGACATAACTTTTGACTTTTTTACAGCCATAAATTTTACCTCCTATTTTCTTAATAACTTTATGCATATTTATGCTCTTTTTATTTCAGCAAAAATCATGCCAATGTTAAATAACGGGAAAAATCATCTATTTTTTAGAAAAATTTTTATAGTTAACCTTTTTGTGTCTTTAATTGCAGACACCAATATGCAAAAAGCAAAAACCTGTCCGGCAATAAATACACCAACTTTGAATCTTAAAGTTTTGGTGTGTTATATTCCAGACAGGTTTTATAGGAAACTTACTTATGTCCGTAATTCCAAACAATTTTTATTTAATTATTAAAAATTTTTGTTCAATTTTTAGACACTTTTATTAGAGGTTATACTTACCCATTTTTTCATATAGACTTGATCTACTAATTTTCAGTAATCTTGCTGCCTCAGATCTATTATTATTACAAGCTCTTAGTGCGTCGATTATACCTTGTCTCTCAGCTTCTTCTATAATTTCATTTAAAGATTTTATCTTTTTTAGAGGAATCTGACCTGTTATTTTTTCAGGAAGGTGAATGACTTGGATAGTGGTATCACGCTCTATTAAGTTGATTGCCCGTTCTAAAACATTTTCTAATTCCCTTACATTACCTGGCCAACTATATTTTTTAAGATATTCCATAGCTTCAGGTGATATTTTATCAACATATTTTCCTAGTTTATTGCTGAGTTTATCTATCATATGAATAACTAGATCCTCTATATCTTCAGGCCTTTCTCTAAGGGGGGGTATGTTTAATGTCAAAACATTAAGTCGATAATAAAGGTCACCTCTAAATTTTCCTTCCTTAACCATTACCTCTAAATTTTGATTAGTTGCTGCAATAATCCTAGTATCTATTTTTTTAGCTCCTATAGCCCCTATTCTTTCTACTTCTTTTTCTTGTAATACCCGGAGTAATTTGGCTTGCATTTGTAGAGGCATGTCCCCTATTTCATCGAGGAAAATTGTACCTCCATCTGCCAATTCAAATTTACCTATTTTCCCACCTTTTTTAGCACCGGTAAATGAGCCTTCTTCGTAACCAAAAAGCTCTGATTCTAACAATTCATTGGGAATAGCTGCACAATTGACCTTTACGAAGGGAAAATCCGATCTGGAACTAGCATTGTGAATAGCATGGGCAAATAATTCCTTCCCTGTTCCACTTTCACCAATAATTAATACATTAGAATCAGTTAAACTTGCTTTTTTGGCAAACCCCCTCACTTCCTCTAAAGCATTGCTTTTACCAACAATACAATTAAAAGAGTATTTACTAGTATTTAACATCTTTAACTGCCCTTTATAGTGTTCTAGTTGTTTTTCCATTTTACTTACTTTTTTATAGAGGGTATCTAGTTCCTTTACATTTCTGAAGATTACTTTTCCTACCGCCCCGACCGATTCTCCATTTTTGATTATAGGGATTCTGGTAGCTATCATATAGTTTCCTTTAATTTTTTGTAAATCAGCTACTTCAGGAACTCCAGTTTGGGCGACAATATGCATTCTAGTATTTTCAATAACTTCAGTTACATGTTTACCTATCACTTCATCTTTATTAACCCCTAAAAATTTAGAATAAGCATCACTAATCATTGTTATATGCCCTTGTTTATCTACTACTAAAATCCCATCATAGGCCAGTTCCATTACTGTATTTAAAACATCAGTTATATTCTTTTGCTTATCTAATTCTAATAAGACATTTTCATAATCGGTAATGTCTTGAAAAACGGAAACTGCCCCTATTATTTTGTCCCCTAATTTTATTGGAGTTCTGTTAGCAATTACAGTATAATCATTAATTTTAAGGGTTTTTCCAATCTCTGCTTCCCCAGATTCTACCACTGCTGGAAGTCTTGTTTGAGGGAGTATTTCCCTAATATCTTTACCTAAGACTTCACTTTTACTTTTCCCAACAATTTTTTCTGCCGATCTATTAAAATAAGTTATTTTATATTCTAAGTCGATAGCAATTATGCTATTACTAGCAGATTCTAACATAGCATTAAGATTTGTAGTGGTATATTTCAATTTCTCATAATATACCCTTAGTAAATCTTTTTTTGTCAGTATCCCTACCAAATTATTTTCATCATCTACCACTAAAAACTTATCTTCTGCCCTGTCAAAGATAATACTGGTATTATCTTCTCCATTAACAGTACTAAAGTCCCTTTCCATAATTTCTACTACTGTAGTACTAATAGGTTTCCCTTCAGCTATGGCATTTAAAAAAGTATTTTTAGAAAATATCCCTACTGGTTTACCCCTTTTATTAATCACGGGAACACTATCAATTTTGTATTTTCCCAAAATATCGGCAGCTTGTTGAAGGGTATCTTCCTCTAATAAAGTGACAGGTTTAGGGCTCATAACCTCTTTTATTTTCATCTTAACCACCTTCTGTTTAAATATTACCTATAACCATTCTAAAGCTACATTCCTTTATTTGCAATAGTAAATATCGCTATAAATATAAAAGAGGTATCCAAATACGGATACCTCTTAAACGTTATTATCTTTCAACAATCATAGCAATTCCTTGGCCGCCACCAATACACAATGTAGCTAAACCAGTTTTTGCATCTCTTTTAATCATCTCATAAATTAATGTAGTTAAAACTCTAGCACCAGAAGCGCCGATAGGATGACCTAATGCAATAGCTCCACCATTTACATTTAATTTTTCTGGGTTAATATTCAAATCTTTACCTACTGCTAAAGATTGAGCAGCAAAAGCTTCATTAGCTTCAACTAAGTCAATATCTTCTATAGTTAAATTAGCTTTTTCAAGGGCTTTTTTAGTTGCTGGCACTGGACCATATCCCATAATCTTTGGATCTAAAGCTGCAATTGCATGGGCTTTAATAGTTACTAAAGGTTTGATTCCAAGTTCTTCAGCTTTTTCTTTAGCCATTACTACTAACATTGCAGCACCATCGTTAATTCCAGAGGCGTTACCGGCAGTTACAGTACCATCTTTTTTGAAGGCTGGTTTAAGTTTAGCTAAAGTTTCAATAGTCATACCGTGTTTAGGATACTCATCGGTATCAACAACTGTTACTTGACCTTTTCTACCAGGAACTTCTACAGGTACTATTTCATCTTTAAAACGGCCTTCTTTCTGAGCTTTCTCGGCTTTCAATTGGCTTTGTAATGCAAATTGATCTTGTTCTTCTCTAGTTAATCCCCATTGCTCAGCGATATTTTCAGCGGTAATTCCCATATGATAGTTATTGAAAGCATCAGTTAGACCGTCATGAATCATAGAGTCAAGAACTTTAGCTTCACCCATTTTATAACCCCATCTTGCATTAGGTAAAAGATATGGAGCATTACTCATACTTTCAGTACCACCAGCTAAAATAACATCAGCATCTCCAGCTGCAATAAATTGAGCAGCCATTGCTACAGATCTTAATCCAGAACCACATAAGTGGTTTATAGTTAATGCTGGTACATTCTCAGGTACTCCTGCTTTAATTGCCACTTGTCTTGCAACATTTTGTCCTAATCCAGCAGATAATATGTTACCTACAATTACATCATCGATAATTTCAGGGGAAATATTAGCTCTTTTAATTGCTTCTTTAGCAGCAACAACTCCTAAGTCCACAGCGGATAAGCTTGACAAACTACCTCCAAAACTTCCAATAGGAGTTCTGGCAGCACTTACAATAACAACATCTCTCATTTTTACAAACCTCCTAAAATTTATTTTGCACCCTATTTTTATATGCAATTTTTATGCCAATACCCCTTTGAGGGTAAATTTAGGAATTATCATTCCACATAAATCTTTTCGGTGATTTCTATTTTCTGGATAGTGATACTTCTTCAGTATAGCTAAATCTTCATCACTTAATGCCCCTAATTGTTTTAGTACTTCTATAACTACAGGTTCCCTGCCCCTAGGAGAACCGTCTTCCATTTTTATAGCAATACCTAATTTTTGATCTTTTATCCCTATACAGTATACCCCTTCAGCTCCTGCTTTGGCAATTAAATTACCTTTCCCTACCTTCATTAAATCAGTACACAACCTATCAGTTCCACCAACCATCTCTGGAAACTGGGTCATGGCATCAGTGATAATCTTTACTGTTTTCCCCCTTTGTCCTTCCAAAATAAAAGGATCTGCTAAATAGGCATAAGCTAAAGCCCAATTGTATATAGGTAGACCATAAACAGGGACGCCACACCCATCGATACCAATTATTATTTTTTCCTTTGGGTAATTACAAAATTCCTTTACCAACTCTAACAACTCTTGCTGAAGGGGGTGTTCTATCCTTGTATAGTCATCTAATGGATATTTTTTTTGCTGACAAACAACTAACATTCCTGCATGTTTACCAGAACAATTACAGTGCAAGTTACTTGGAGTAAGTCCTTTTTCCCACAGTTTAACCTCTGCCCCTTTATTATACGGCAAATGACTACCACAACGGAGCTCTTCTGGGTTAAGATTGATTTTCTTTAAGACCTCTAAAACTCCTTCTACATGGAAATCTTCACCACTGTGGGAAGCACAAAACAGAGCAAGTTCCTTTAAAGTGATCCCATACCTTTCCATAGCCCCCGATTCCACCACGGGAATAGCTTGTATTGGCTTTGCAGAAGAGCGCCAGTAACTAATATGATAAGGATCACCCACTGAGTATACCAATTCCCCTTGACTGTTGACCACCGCTACATAGCCCCGATGACAACTTTCCACCAATTCTCCCCTTATTACTTCAACTAATACCTCAGACACAATATTTCCTCCCTTATTTTGATTTATCTACTAACCACTTAAATAGCTTAATATTCTCATCGGTATATCTCCACAAATTCTCTGGATGCCACTGTACAGCTAAAATATTACCACATTTACTTTCTATTCCCTCAATAATCCCATCGGAACTTTTACAATTTATTAAAAGATTATCACCTAAAACTCCTATACATTGATGATGGAAAGAATTAACTAAAAGCTCTTCTTTTCCAATAACATCAGCTAAGAGGGTATTTTTTTCAATGTATACTTGATGACTTAAATAATACCTAGGGCCTTTTTGTCTATGTCCTATAACCTTTTCTTTTTGAGAAAATATATCTTGGATAACTGTCCCACCTAATGCTATATTTAATACCTGTAACCCCCTACAAATCCCTAAAATAGGTTTCTTTTTCTCTATGGCAGTTTTAACTAAATGAATTTCTAGAACATCCCTAAGGGGGTCTACATCTCCCAAATTAGGATGGGGCTCTTCTCCATATATCAAAGGATTTACATCATCACCACCTGAGAGTAATAATCCATCAATTTTAGATATAAGTTCAGGAATGTTTTCTACCCTGATATTGGACGGTATGATTAACGGGATTCCCCCTCCTTCTACCACTGCAGTTACATAATCATCTCCCAACATATTCCTATTTAACTTGTAATTAAACATGGCAGTAATTCCTATTAATGGCTTCAAATTCCCCACCCCACTACTATTTTTTTGTACCTTTAAATAATTATTTCTCCCCCGTTATTTAGATTCCTTTTTGGTTTTCTTTTTACATATTTAAAGTATTCCTTTACTAATAATTTAACTAAAAAAAGCGAAAAAGACGGTTTTACATCTCCCGTCTTTTAGAAATCTATTAAACCTAAACTAATTAAAAGGGCTTCATTGATTTTTCCCATTTTTTCCTCTCCAATATGGGCCACCTTTTCATTAAGTCTTTGTTTATCTATGGTTCGAATTTGCTCTAATAAAATTACTGAATCCTTTTCTAAACCATATTTTTCAGCTTCTACTTCTACATGGGTAGGAAGTTTTGCCTTTTGAATTTGGGAAGTAATTGCTGCCACAATTACTGTGGGACTAAATTTATTGCCTACATCATTTTGAATGACCAATACTGGTCTAATACCCCCCTGTTCAGAGCCCACTACAGGGCTTAAATCGGCATAGTATACATCCCC
This genomic interval carries:
- a CDS encoding acetyl-CoA C-acetyltransferase; translated protein: MRDVVIVSAARTPIGSFGGSLSSLSAVDLGVVAAKEAIKRANISPEIIDDVIVGNILSAGLGQNVARQVAIKAGVPENVPALTINHLCGSGLRSVAMAAQFIAAGDADVILAGGTESMSNAPYLLPNARWGYKMGEAKVLDSMIHDGLTDAFNNYHMGITAENIAEQWGLTREEQDQFALQSQLKAEKAQKEGRFKDEIVPVEVPGRKGQVTVVDTDEYPKHGMTIETLAKLKPAFKKDGTVTAGNASGINDGAAMLVVMAKEKAEELGIKPLVTIKAHAIAALDPKIMGYGPVPATKKALEKANLTIEDIDLVEANEAFAAQSLAVGKDLNINPEKLNVNGGAIALGHPIGASGARVLTTLIYEMIKRDAKTGLATLCIGGGQGIAMIVER
- a CDS encoding gamma-glutamyl-gamma-aminobutyrate hydrolase family protein codes for the protein MKPLIGITAMFNYKLNRNMLGDDYVTAVVEGGGIPLIIPSNIRVENIPELISKIDGLLLSGGDDVNPLIYGEEPHPNLGDVDPLRDVLEIHLVKTAIEKKKPILGICRGLQVLNIALGGTVIQDIFSQKEKVIGHRQKGPRYYLSHQVYIEKNTLLADVIGKEELLVNSFHHQCIGVLGDNLLINCKSSDGIIEGIESKCGNILAVQWHPENLWRYTDENIKLFKWLVDKSK
- a CDS encoding asparaginase produces the protein MSEVLVEVIRGELVESCHRGYVAVVNSQGELVYSVGDPYHISYWRSSAKPIQAIPVVESGAMERYGITLKELALFCASHSGEDFHVEGVLEVLKKINLNPEELRCGSHLPYNKGAEVKLWEKGLTPSNLHCNCSGKHAGMLVVCQQKKYPLDDYTRIEHPLQQELLELVKEFCNYPKEKIIIGIDGCGVPVYGLPIYNWALAYAYLADPFILEGQRGKTVKIITDAMTQFPEMVGGTDRLCTDLMKVGKGNLIAKAGAEGVYCIGIKDQKLGIAIKMEDGSPRGREPVVIEVLKQLGALSDEDLAILKKYHYPENRNHRKDLCGMIIPKFTLKGVLA
- a CDS encoding type II toxin-antitoxin system PemK/MazF family toxin; the encoded protein is MSVKRGDVYYADLSPVVGSEQGGIRPVLVIQNDVGNKFSPTVIVAAITSQIQKAKLPTHVEVEAEKYGLEKDSVILLEQIRTIDKQRLNEKVAHIGEEKMGKINEALLISLGLIDF
- a CDS encoding sigma-54-dependent Fis family transcriptional regulator, which produces MKIKEVMSPKPVTLLEEDTLQQAADILGKYKIDSVPVINKRGKPVGIFSKNTFLNAIAEGKPISTTVVEIMERDFSTVNGEDNTSIIFDRAEDKFLVVDDENNLVGILTKKDLLRVYYEKLKYTTTNLNAMLESASNSIIAIDLEYKITYFNRSAEKIVGKSKSEVLGKDIREILPQTRLPAVVESGEAEIGKTLKINDYTVIANRTPIKLGDKIIGAVSVFQDITDYENVLLELDKQKNITDVLNTVMELAYDGILVVDKQGHITMISDAYSKFLGVNKDEVIGKHVTEVIENTRMHIVAQTGVPEVADLQKIKGNYMIATRIPIIKNGESVGAVGKVIFRNVKELDTLYKKVSKMEKQLEHYKGQLKMLNTSKYSFNCIVGKSNALEEVRGFAKKASLTDSNVLIIGESGTGKELFAHAIHNASSRSDFPFVKVNCAAIPNELLESELFGYEEGSFTGAKKGGKIGKFELADGGTIFLDEIGDMPLQMQAKLLRVLQEKEVERIGAIGAKKIDTRIIAATNQNLEVMVKEGKFRGDLYYRLNVLTLNIPPLRERPEDIEDLVIHMIDKLSNKLGKYVDKISPEAMEYLKKYSWPGNVRELENVLERAINLIERDTTIQVIHLPEKITGQIPLKKIKSLNEIIEEAERQGIIDALRACNNNRSEAARLLKISRSSLYEKMGKYNL